One window of the Pseudomonas sp. S04 genome contains the following:
- the fhuF gene encoding siderophore-iron reductase FhuF, producing the protein MNLTLAQRLPPDLQPLAARMRVVPGSEAPALSRWLQPDMLAPVLARYARHWPQADPRAVASQWHQQLCALILPPLLLARLLYAEPVSLDPQQLRICVSEQGEPDELHVPASGPALLNLGNGARQLDAFDEQLLQPFVNRFAAHTGLSPRLLWGNVALCIDWVMEVAQGCVPTRALGEARAHFCSSHQGQGSQALRSALRRDAAGAVKRRVCCLRERLGFERCAACPLATRQAPSNMPTKL; encoded by the coding sequence GTGAACCTGACCCTGGCCCAGCGCTTGCCGCCGGACCTGCAGCCGCTCGCAGCGCGGATGCGTGTGGTGCCCGGCAGTGAGGCGCCCGCGCTGAGCCGCTGGTTGCAACCGGACATGCTGGCGCCGGTGTTGGCGCGTTATGCCCGGCATTGGCCACAGGCGGATCCGCGAGCAGTTGCATCGCAATGGCACCAGCAGCTCTGCGCGCTGATCCTGCCACCGCTGCTGCTGGCGCGCCTGCTGTATGCCGAGCCTGTAAGCCTGGACCCGCAGCAGTTGCGTATCTGCGTGAGTGAACAGGGCGAGCCTGACGAACTGCATGTCCCGGCGTCAGGGCCGGCGCTACTCAACTTGGGCAATGGCGCACGCCAGCTGGACGCGTTCGATGAGCAACTGCTGCAGCCTTTCGTCAACCGTTTTGCCGCCCATACCGGGCTGTCGCCGCGCCTGCTGTGGGGCAACGTGGCGCTGTGTATCGACTGGGTCATGGAGGTGGCCCAGGGCTGTGTGCCAACCCGCGCGCTAGGGGAAGCGCGGGCGCATTTTTGCAGCAGCCACCAGGGGCAGGGTAGCCAGGCCTTGCGCAGTGCCTTGCGTCGCGACGCCGCTGGAGCGGTCAAGCGCCGGGTCTGCTGTCTGCGTGAGCGCCTGGGGTTCGAGCGGTGTGCGGCCTGCCCCCTGGCCACACGCCAAGCCCCATCCAATATGCCAACAAAACTATAA
- a CDS encoding TonB-dependent siderophore receptor, translated as MSVHPLNQPAQRLRRCIAAATLGLAMAVAVPALAEPVQINIPAKSLSSALYELGNQAKLQIIYNQDTVSGLRSRSVSGQMEPEEALRQLIQGTGIAYRIEGNHVTLQGSSDDAALTLPVSSVVGQAYSSVSADDGYVAKRASAGTKTDTPIIETPYSVSVVTREQIEAQQPKTVSQALRYTPGINAELAGPQFVTDQFTIRGFQQGTGRMLRDGTRTFLPDFLGWDAPEPYGLERIEVLRGASSVLYGASDPGGQINLVSKRPTTEPLRQVQLQMGNHDYQQTAFDLGDALDEEGVWSYRLTGLFREADAQADHITNRREYLAPAISFRPNDDTELTVLGEYQKQTGNFANPLPAQGTVFRDPRGRLDRDTYVGDSAYDYMTNEKTSLGYVFEHDLNEIWTLRQNVRYSDYRQSSSEIALYGPAGDVYSRYNDQRKGDGRLFTMDNQVQANFATGPVEHTLLTGVDYNNGKFNQDQSLDFILQPFDVFNPVYGKPLTLVPFSASSYEQKLSQTGVYLQDQLKIDKWVFLLGGRYDWASNQKDDRAPQTQKDEKFSGRAGLVYLFDNGFAPYASYSESFLPVMGMTLDNSQLDPEIGKQYEVGLKYEPPGSNSLYTVAVFDLTKQNATEYVSGFARQEGEVRSQGVELEAKTEITQGFNLIGSYTWNDVEVTKSDVGNKGNTPFRVPEHMASIWGDYIVQGGTFEGLRLGGGARYVGSTFGDSANSFKVDSYTVVDALVAYQLGKVDASLDGMEVSLNASNLFDKEYVAGCYSNVGCQYGQQRTVYGTVSYNW; from the coding sequence ATGAGCGTTCATCCACTGAATCAACCGGCACAGCGCCTGCGTCGCTGCATCGCCGCCGCTACTCTCGGGCTTGCCATGGCGGTGGCGGTCCCGGCGCTGGCCGAGCCTGTGCAGATCAACATCCCGGCCAAGTCGCTGTCCTCGGCCTTGTACGAGCTGGGCAACCAGGCAAAACTGCAGATTATCTACAATCAGGACACCGTCTCCGGCCTGCGCAGCCGCAGTGTGTCCGGGCAGATGGAGCCCGAAGAAGCGCTGCGCCAGTTGATCCAGGGGACCGGCATCGCCTATCGGATCGAAGGCAATCATGTGACCTTGCAAGGCAGCTCCGACGATGCGGCGCTGACCCTGCCGGTCAGCAGCGTGGTCGGCCAGGCGTACAGCTCGGTGAGCGCCGATGACGGCTATGTGGCCAAGCGCGCTTCGGCGGGGACCAAGACTGACACGCCGATCATCGAGACGCCGTACTCGGTGTCGGTGGTGACCCGTGAGCAGATCGAAGCCCAGCAACCCAAGACGGTCTCCCAGGCCCTGCGCTACACGCCGGGGATCAACGCCGAACTGGCCGGCCCGCAGTTCGTCACCGACCAGTTCACCATCCGTGGCTTCCAGCAAGGCACCGGGCGCATGCTGCGCGACGGCACCCGCACCTTCCTGCCCGACTTCCTTGGCTGGGACGCCCCCGAACCCTATGGCCTGGAGCGGATCGAAGTCCTGCGCGGTGCCAGCTCGGTGCTCTACGGTGCTTCCGACCCCGGTGGCCAGATCAATCTGGTGAGCAAACGCCCGACCACCGAACCGCTGCGTCAAGTGCAGTTGCAGATGGGCAACCACGACTACCAACAGACCGCCTTCGACCTCGGCGATGCGCTGGATGAGGAGGGGGTGTGGAGCTATCGCCTGACCGGCCTGTTCCGCGAAGCCGATGCCCAGGCCGACCACATCACCAATCGTCGCGAGTACCTGGCACCGGCCATCAGCTTTCGTCCCAACGACGATACCGAGCTGACCGTGCTGGGCGAGTACCAGAAGCAGACGGGCAACTTCGCCAACCCATTGCCCGCCCAAGGCACGGTATTTCGCGACCCGCGTGGCCGCCTGGATCGCGATACCTACGTCGGCGACAGCGCCTACGACTACATGACCAACGAGAAGACGTCGTTGGGTTATGTGTTCGAACACGACCTGAACGAGATCTGGACCCTGCGCCAGAACGTGCGTTACAGCGACTACCGCCAGTCCAGCTCCGAGATTGCCTTGTACGGCCCGGCGGGCGACGTCTACTCGCGCTACAACGACCAGCGCAAGGGCGACGGCCGGCTGTTCACCATGGACAACCAGGTCCAGGCCAACTTTGCCACGGGGCCGGTGGAGCACACCTTGCTCACCGGGGTCGACTACAACAACGGCAAGTTCAACCAGGACCAGTCGCTGGACTTCATCCTGCAGCCGTTCGACGTGTTTAATCCGGTCTATGGTAAACCGCTGACCCTGGTCCCGTTCAGTGCCTCCAGCTATGAGCAGAAACTGTCGCAGACCGGCGTGTACCTGCAGGATCAGTTGAAGATCGACAAGTGGGTGTTCCTGCTCGGTGGTCGCTACGACTGGGCCAGCAACCAGAAGGACGACCGCGCACCGCAGACCCAGAAGGATGAGAAGTTCAGTGGTCGTGCGGGCCTGGTCTACCTGTTCGACAATGGCTTTGCACCGTACGCCAGCTACAGCGAGTCGTTCTTGCCAGTAATGGGCATGACGCTGGACAACTCGCAGCTCGACCCGGAAATCGGCAAGCAGTACGAAGTCGGCCTGAAGTATGAGCCGCCAGGCAGCAACAGCCTGTACACCGTCGCGGTGTTCGACCTGACCAAGCAGAATGCCACCGAGTACGTCAGCGGCTTCGCACGCCAGGAAGGCGAAGTTCGCTCCCAGGGTGTCGAGTTGGAAGCCAAGACCGAGATTACCCAAGGCTTCAATCTGATCGGCAGCTACACCTGGAACGACGTCGAGGTCACCAAGTCCGACGTCGGCAACAAGGGCAATACACCGTTCCGGGTGCCGGAGCACATGGCGTCGATCTGGGGCGACTATATCGTCCAGGGCGGCACGTTCGAAGGGCTGCGCCTGGGCGGCGGTGCCCGCTACGTGGGCAGCACCTTCGGCGACTCGGCGAACAGCTTCAAGGTCGACAGCTACACCGTGGTCGACGCCTTGGTCGCCTACCAACTGGGCAAGGTCGATGCCTCGCTCGACGGTATGGAAGTCTCGCTCAACGCCTCGAACCTGTTCGATAAAGAATACGTGGCAGGCTGCTACAGCAACGTTGGCTGCCAGTACGGCCAGCAGCGGACCGTGTATGGCACGGTGAGCTACAACTGGTAA
- a CDS encoding Fic family protein: protein MQVGFKVLADRYGIALAQPLRVESVIGTTRMSRESDGHVERKYPASYQPADDFAGHFEFGLKYEEVHLEFFARLFAVIGPKPIEAWCQQAPFGQYARRTGFLYEWLTGQQLAVPDVTNGGYIDAVSPQHYLTRVEPLRIRRWRINDNLPGVPQFSPLIRRTEAVQQALQFDLAAALSELNQTFGADILIRTASWLTLKESRASFLIEREADKADRIQRFAHVIAKYCGHIKDPLSNDSLHTLQAGILGHEAFGLGLRRSPVFVGQATMREDIVHYIAPQFELLTQLLDGLKAFELATRGAEPLARAAAIAFAFVYIHPMRDGNGRIHRFLINDTLIRDKAMPDGVILPVSATITSSIELRARYDRTLEVFSRPFMQRYASSHRFAKLVDYEDGTTSNLVFDDYDDAQFAWRYPDLTEHVLYTAQVVAHTVRTEMAEEARVLVIFQHAQERLKEVLEMPDQDANRIIRSLKENGWRVSGKLKKTYPQLDDAERAERVVEAVRYAFEERAVGSDEEG, encoded by the coding sequence ATGCAAGTAGGCTTCAAGGTACTCGCCGACCGCTACGGCATTGCGCTTGCACAACCTTTACGGGTTGAGTCGGTAATCGGTACGACGCGAATGAGCCGCGAGAGCGATGGACATGTCGAACGCAAGTATCCTGCGAGCTATCAGCCGGCAGATGATTTCGCGGGGCATTTTGAGTTTGGGCTCAAGTACGAAGAAGTTCACCTTGAGTTTTTCGCCCGGCTGTTTGCGGTGATTGGCCCCAAGCCCATCGAAGCCTGGTGCCAGCAAGCGCCTTTTGGTCAGTATGCCCGCCGCACCGGATTCCTCTACGAGTGGCTGACCGGTCAGCAACTTGCTGTGCCAGACGTCACCAATGGCGGCTATATCGATGCCGTTTCACCGCAACACTACCTGACCCGCGTTGAGCCCCTGCGGATACGGCGCTGGCGCATCAACGACAATCTTCCCGGCGTACCGCAATTCTCCCCCTTGATCCGCCGTACCGAAGCCGTGCAACAAGCGCTGCAATTTGACTTGGCTGCGGCATTAAGCGAGCTGAACCAAACCTTCGGCGCCGACATCCTGATACGCACGGCCAGTTGGTTGACACTCAAGGAGTCGCGCGCAAGCTTTCTGATTGAAAGAGAGGCCGACAAGGCCGACAGGATCCAGCGGTTTGCCCACGTTATCGCCAAGTACTGTGGCCATATCAAGGATCCATTGAGCAACGACAGCCTGCACACGTTACAAGCCGGCATCCTCGGTCATGAGGCCTTCGGACTTGGCCTGCGGCGCTCGCCGGTTTTCGTGGGCCAGGCGACCATGCGCGAGGACATCGTGCACTACATTGCGCCGCAATTTGAGTTGTTAACACAACTGCTCGATGGCCTGAAGGCATTCGAGTTGGCAACACGGGGTGCCGAGCCGTTGGCCCGGGCAGCAGCTATCGCCTTTGCCTTTGTGTATATCCATCCGATGCGGGACGGTAATGGTCGAATCCATCGATTTTTGATCAACGACACCCTGATCCGCGATAAGGCGATGCCCGATGGCGTGATCCTCCCGGTATCAGCCACCATCACGAGTTCGATTGAATTGCGGGCGCGCTACGATCGTACGCTGGAGGTATTTTCGCGGCCGTTCATGCAACGCTACGCATCGTCCCATCGGTTCGCAAAACTAGTCGACTACGAGGACGGCACCACGAGCAACCTGGTCTTCGATGATTACGACGACGCGCAATTCGCATGGCGCTATCCCGACTTGACCGAACACGTGCTGTACACGGCGCAGGTCGTTGCGCACACGGTCCGTACCGAAATGGCCGAGGAAGCCCGGGTGCTGGTCATTTTCCAGCACGCCCAGGAGCGGCTCAAAGAAGTGCTGGAAATGCCGGATCAGGACGCGAACCGGATCATTCGTTCACTCAAGGAAAATGGCTGGCGGGTATCTGGCAAACTGAAGAAAACGTATCCGCAACTCGACGACGCTGAACGGGCGGAACGCGTTGTGGAAGCCGTGCGCTACGCATTCGAAGAACGAGCAGTGGGGAGCGACGAAGAGGGATAA